Proteins from a genomic interval of Quercus robur chromosome 9, dhQueRobu3.1, whole genome shotgun sequence:
- the LOC126699900 gene encoding autophagy-related protein 13a, producing MDLQSNLQPESGKLEQIVSQFLLKSLHIILDSRVPSLRPHDRSGDLSLGSQVRRSDKWFNLVLGDRPAALDNLNFWHRNVMDPMIIDVILVHQGSNSPSVAVGGSVETVIERWVVQYEYPRVVAAQTGESSAIYKKTYKKSIILLRALYSQMRLLPAHRIFRQLSTSSRTYNFDIIYKVSSFSDPFSRAEEGMMEEHSFPAVEAYPGRLCISVTYRTMLSDFNLEPSTSMTPKIITDYVGSPNTDPLRSFPSSGKGVSATSFPLRGVQAPAPVPLQRPHSWTSGFHRAAFSAQNQPFVGSPPAYYPSPMPYDYPSPPAYYPSSMPYDYPTPPTDIHGNRVQHYRVPTHQKAISYDDHQLSPPFSPSPSPSSPSYISNAYPMQTRVRSETAPVSIPLPMTSRSFRYLSPNSSDPNRSSLPPLSPRSRKTDPSSQESPSGITYFRKIESLRSAEMQPVTANHYTGQKVTRDSKDDSGRFSGLLSSSGSPRIGFSRSSSRLSFQDELDDIDFSYPFDVDDVDTADFHASQNLEGKKASEFTSQSLPIGRKSQDAAVGELVRMLRTAPPLRQDPSCYSSHSMKTELEGGVATASGFFMPRKTVDALEELRSYGDMKDLLLSKSGRVISKEEA from the exons ATGGATTTGCAAAGTAATCTTCAGCCCGAATCGGGAAAACTGGAACAAATTGTTTCGCAGTTTTTGTTGAAGAGCTTACATATCATTCTAGACTCGAGGGTTCCTTCTCTTCGTCCACATGATCGTAGTGGTGATCTGTCGTTGGGTTCTCAGGTCAGAAGGAGTGACAAATGGTTCAACTTAGTACTAGGTGACCGCCCTGCGGCTCTGGATAACTTGAATTTCTGGCATAGGAATGTGATGGATCCAATGATAATTGATGTGATTCTTGTTCACCAGGGGTCTAATTCCCCATCTGTGGCAGTAGGGGGATCCGTTGAGACAGTTATAGAGAGGTGGGTTGTTCAGTATGAATATCCACGAGTTGTAGCTGCTCAAACTGGTGAAAGTTCTGCCATTTACAAGAAAACATATAAGAAGTCGATAATTCTTTTACGGGCTCTTTATTCACAAATGAGGCTACTCCCAGCACATAGGATCTTTCGGCAGCTAAGTACATCAAGTCGGACttataattttgatatcatTTACAAGGTGTCTTCATTTAGTGATCCATTCTCAAGGGCGGAGGAAGGAATGATGGAGGAACACAGTTTCCCTGCTGTAGAGGCCTACCCTGGCCGCCTTTGCATATCTGTGACATACCGCACAATGCTATCTGATTTCAACCTTGAGCCCTCAACCTCAATGACACCAAAGATTATTACAGATTATGTTGGTAGCCCCAACACTGACCCTTTAAGGTCGTTTCCCTCCTCAGGGAAGGGTGTTAGTGCTACCTCCTTTCCATTGAGAGGAGTACAAGCTCCAGCTCCTGTGCCATTACAACGTCCACACAGCTGGACAAGTGGCTTCCACAGAGCAGCTTTTTCTGCACAGAATCAACCCTTTGTTGGATCTCCACCTGCATATTACCCGTCTCCCATGCCATATGATTATCCTTCTCCACCTGCATATTATCCATCTTCCATGCCATATGATTATCCTACTCCACCTACTGATATTCATGGCAATAGAGTTCAACATTATAGAGTGCCAACCCATCAAAAGGCTATCAGTTATGATGATCATCAACTTTCACCTCCATTCTCGCCATCTCCATCCCCGTCTTCCCCATCATACATTTCTAATGCTTATCCTATGCAGACGCGTGTACGCTCAGAAACTGCCCCTGTCAGTATACCACTTCCAATGACGAGCAGAAGTTTTAGATACCTTTCTCCCAATTCTTCTGATCCAAATAGAAGTTCTCTTCCACCTTTATCTCCCAGAAGCAGAAAGACTGATCCTTCATCACAGGAGTCTCCATCTGGAATCACATACTTCAGGAAAATAGAGTCTTTAAGGTCTGCCGAGATGCAGCCTGTGACAGCAAATCATTATACTGGTCAGAAG GTGACCAGAGATAGCAAAGATGATTCAGGGCGGTTCTCAGGATTGTTATCTTCCAGTGGTTCACCACGTATTGGATTTTCTAGAAGCTCCAGCAGATTATCTTTCCAGGACGAATTGGATGATATTGACTTTTCATATCCCtttgatgttgatgatgttgatacAGCGGATTTTCATGCCAG TCAGAATCTCGAGGGGAAAAAAGCTTCTGAGTTTACTTCACAGTCATTGCCAATTGGTAGAAAATCACAAGATGCTGCTGTTGGTGAACTTGTTCGCATGCTGAGGACAGCACCTCCTCTGCGCCAAGATCCAAGTTGTTACTCATCCCACTCAATGAAGACTGAGCTTGAAGGAGGAGTTGCTACAGCTTCTGGATTCTTTATGCCTCGGAAGACAGTTGATGCACTTGAAGAGCTCAGGAGTTACGGAGACATGAAAGACCTTCTACTCTCTAAGAGTGGGAGGGTGATTAGCAAAGAAGAAGCTTGA